A window from Oceanithermus desulfurans encodes these proteins:
- the pdo gene encoding protein disulfide oxidoreductase, translating into MPLLGEQEQQIVRDRLGNLTRDVELVLFTDTSTIVAPGKEPCMYCKETQQLLEEIAPLSDKVHLVVYDLATPEGKAKAEEMRVEDAPTIILREQGTDAVNVRYRGIPAGYEFASLLEDIEMIGRDGHGLPEDVVKELNDLPSEVTMQVFVTPTCPYCPQAVRTAHRFAYASPKIMGEMVEAQEFPALSQKHNISGVPDAIINGGVQRVLGAQPVSAFLEAVKKAVAATA; encoded by the coding sequence ATGCCGCTACTGGGAGAACAAGAACAGCAGATCGTCCGTGACCGCCTGGGCAACCTGACCCGCGACGTGGAACTCGTCCTTTTCACCGACACGTCCACGATCGTCGCGCCGGGCAAGGAGCCCTGCATGTACTGCAAGGAGACGCAGCAGTTACTCGAAGAGATCGCGCCGCTTTCGGACAAGGTGCACCTGGTGGTGTACGACCTCGCGACCCCCGAGGGCAAGGCCAAGGCCGAGGAGATGCGGGTCGAGGACGCCCCCACCATCATCCTGCGCGAGCAGGGCACGGACGCCGTCAACGTACGTTACCGCGGCATCCCCGCCGGCTACGAGTTCGCCAGCCTGCTCGAGGATATCGAGATGATCGGCCGCGACGGCCACGGCCTGCCCGAGGACGTGGTCAAGGAGCTGAACGACCTCCCCTCGGAGGTCACCATGCAGGTCTTCGTCACCCCCACCTGCCCCTACTGCCCGCAGGCGGTGCGCACCGCCCACCGCTTCGCCTACGCTTCGCCCAAGATCATGGGCGAGATGGTGGAGGCCCAGGAGTTCCCCGCGCTTTCGCAGAAGCACAACATCAGCGGCGTCCCCGACGCCATCATCAACGGCGGGGTGCAGCGGGTGCTCGGCGCCCAGCCGGTCTCCGCCTTCCTGGAAGCCGTCAAGAAAGCCGTCGCCGCGACGGCGTAG
- a CDS encoding gamma-glutamyltransferase family protein: protein MDPIRYPYPSRKHVLFGARGAVATSQPLATSAGLGMLERGGSAVDAAVAMAAALVVCEPTSNGLGSDAFAIVADGEEVFGLNASGPSPRALPSERWLGAAAMPRWGWPSVTVPGAVAAWQALHERWGRLPWSEVLAPAIRYAEEGFPVSPETARAWRRAARAYRGLEGEVHGYFLETFFPGGYAPAPGEVWRNPDLAASLRRIAEEGSGWFYRGGFAEALERFARATGGYLRAADLADYAPEWVMPLAARWGELEVLELPPNGQGVAALLALKILRHLPLEGHPRESLEAYHLQIEAMKLAFADVPAHVTDPAEMRLPVEALLDEDYARQRARLVGREAMAPPPSGLPRGGTVYLAAAAGGQSVSFIQSNYMGFGAAVAVPGTGAALQNRGAGFSTDPEHPGRVAPAKRPFHTIIPGFFAKDGRPWGPFGLMGGFMQPQGHLQLALNLGLYDLNPQSALDAPRWQVAEGGEVWLEQGVPQHVAQGLADRGHAVRVFAEGGPFGKGQILLREGGVWWAASEPRADGQAQVI, encoded by the coding sequence ATGGATCCGATCCGCTACCCCTACCCCTCCCGCAAGCACGTCCTCTTCGGCGCCCGCGGCGCGGTGGCCACCAGCCAGCCGCTCGCCACCTCGGCGGGGCTGGGGATGCTCGAGCGCGGCGGCAGCGCGGTCGACGCCGCCGTGGCCATGGCCGCGGCGCTGGTCGTCTGCGAGCCCACCTCCAACGGCCTGGGCTCGGACGCCTTCGCCATCGTCGCCGACGGGGAAGAGGTCTTCGGGCTGAACGCCTCGGGCCCCAGCCCCCGGGCGCTGCCGTCCGAGCGCTGGCTGGGGGCGGCGGCCATGCCGCGCTGGGGCTGGCCGTCCGTTACCGTGCCCGGCGCGGTGGCGGCGTGGCAGGCGCTGCACGAACGCTGGGGGCGGCTGCCCTGGAGCGAGGTGCTGGCTCCGGCCATCCGCTACGCCGAGGAGGGGTTCCCGGTCTCGCCGGAGACGGCGCGGGCCTGGCGGCGCGCCGCCCGCGCTTACCGCGGCCTCGAGGGCGAGGTCCACGGCTACTTCCTCGAGACCTTCTTCCCGGGTGGATACGCCCCCGCCCCCGGGGAGGTCTGGCGCAACCCCGACCTGGCCGCGAGCCTGCGTCGCATCGCCGAGGAGGGGTCCGGCTGGTTCTACCGGGGCGGTTTCGCCGAGGCGCTCGAGCGCTTTGCCCGCGCGACCGGGGGCTACCTGCGCGCCGCCGACCTCGCCGACTACGCGCCCGAGTGGGTGATGCCGCTCGCCGCCCGCTGGGGCGAGCTCGAAGTCCTCGAGCTGCCCCCCAACGGGCAGGGCGTGGCCGCGTTGCTCGCCCTCAAGATCCTGCGCCACCTGCCCCTGGAAGGGCACCCGCGCGAGTCGCTGGAGGCCTACCACCTGCAGATCGAGGCCATGAAGCTGGCCTTCGCCGACGTGCCCGCCCACGTGACCGATCCGGCCGAGATGCGCCTTCCGGTCGAGGCCTTGCTCGACGAGGATTACGCGCGCCAGCGCGCGCGCCTCGTGGGGCGCGAGGCCATGGCGCCGCCGCCCAGCGGGCTGCCCCGCGGAGGGACGGTCTACCTGGCGGCGGCGGCCGGCGGGCAGTCGGTCAGCTTCATTCAGTCGAACTACATGGGGTTCGGCGCGGCCGTGGCCGTGCCCGGAACCGGCGCGGCGCTGCAGAACCGCGGCGCCGGCTTCAGCACCGACCCCGAACACCCGGGCCGCGTCGCCCCGGCCAAGCGCCCCTTCCACACGATCATTCCCGGATTCTTCGCCAAGGACGGCCGCCCCTGGGGGCCGTTCGGGCTGATGGGCGGTTTCATGCAGCCCCAGGGGCACCTGCAGCTGGCCCTCAACCTGGGCCTCTACGACCTCAACCCCCAGAGCGCGCTCGACGCGCCGCGCTGGCAGGTGGCCGAGGGGGGCGAGGTCTGGCTCGAGCAGGGCGTCCCCCAGCACGTGGCCCAGGGGCTGGCCGACCGTGGCCACGCGGTGCGCGTCTTCGCCGAGGGGGGTCCGTTTGGCAAGGGGCAGATCCTGCTGCGCGAGGGCGGCGTCTGGTGGGCCGCCAGCGAGCCGCGCGCCGACGGCCAGGCGCAGGTCATCTAG
- the miaB gene encoding tRNA (N6-isopentenyl adenosine(37)-C2)-methylthiotransferase MiaB, with translation MNEYDTHLVASELASIGAGFVDTVEEANFVLVNTCAVRGKPVEKVKSLLGQLRKEKERRKEPFLIGMMGCLASLEEGQAIARRFGVDVLLGAGAIHKIAEALAQTGAFWDVGFYREIDEVVPPPPRGTLSAFVTLIRGCDHRCTYCVVPRTRGPEVSRHPDLILREVEQLLDAGIVEVTLLGQNVNSYGKDDPAYPDFADLIRRVAALGVRRLRFVTSHPMNFSDRIIEAIAETPAVGQYVHLPVQAGSDRVLRRMAREYRRAYYLERVARLREALPELVLSTDIIVGFPGETEEDFQQTLELYDEVGFDAAYMFIYSARPGTPSYERFEDLPREVKVERLQRLIEKQKDWSLRRNQAWVGREVEVLVRGPAKEAHWVEGHDQSNHPVLLPAEEAPVAGLYRATIEQATPHLLFGKVRERLLAAPEPLEAAS, from the coding sequence ATGAACGAGTACGACACCCATCTGGTGGCCAGCGAACTCGCCTCGATCGGGGCGGGCTTCGTCGATACCGTGGAGGAGGCCAACTTCGTCCTGGTCAACACCTGCGCGGTGCGCGGCAAGCCGGTCGAGAAGGTCAAGAGTCTGCTGGGGCAGCTGCGCAAGGAGAAGGAGCGGCGCAAAGAGCCCTTCCTCATCGGGATGATGGGCTGCCTCGCCAGCCTCGAGGAGGGGCAGGCGATCGCGCGCAGGTTCGGCGTCGACGTGCTGCTGGGCGCGGGGGCCATCCACAAGATCGCCGAGGCGCTGGCGCAGACGGGCGCCTTCTGGGACGTGGGCTTCTACCGCGAAATCGACGAGGTCGTCCCGCCGCCGCCCCGGGGAACGCTCAGCGCCTTCGTGACCCTGATCCGCGGCTGCGACCACCGCTGCACCTACTGCGTGGTCCCGCGCACCCGCGGCCCCGAGGTGAGCCGGCACCCCGACCTGATTCTGCGCGAGGTCGAGCAGCTGCTGGACGCGGGCATCGTCGAGGTCACGCTGCTGGGGCAGAACGTCAACTCCTACGGCAAGGACGACCCCGCCTACCCCGACTTCGCCGACCTGATCCGCCGGGTGGCGGCGCTGGGGGTGCGGCGCCTGCGCTTCGTGACCAGCCACCCCATGAACTTCTCCGACCGCATCATCGAGGCCATCGCCGAGACGCCCGCGGTGGGCCAGTACGTCCACCTGCCGGTGCAGGCGGGTTCGGATCGGGTGCTGCGGCGGATGGCGCGTGAGTACCGCCGCGCCTACTACCTGGAGCGGGTGGCGCGGCTGCGCGAGGCGCTGCCCGAGCTGGTGCTCTCCACCGACATCATCGTCGGCTTCCCGGGCGAGACCGAGGAGGACTTCCAGCAGACGCTCGAACTCTACGACGAGGTCGGCTTCGATGCCGCCTACATGTTCATCTACTCGGCGCGCCCCGGCACGCCCAGCTACGAGCGCTTCGAGGACCTGCCGCGCGAGGTCAAGGTGGAGCGCCTGCAGCGGCTGATCGAGAAGCAGAAGGACTGGAGCCTGCGGCGCAACCAGGCCTGGGTGGGACGCGAGGTCGAGGTGCTGGTACGCGGCCCCGCCAAGGAGGCCCACTGGGTCGAGGGCCACGACCAGAGCAACCACCCCGTGCTGCTGCCCGCCGAGGAGGCGCCGGTCGCGGGGCTCTACCGGGCGACGATCGAACAGGCGACGCCGCACCTGCTCTTCGGCAAGGTAAGGGAGCGCCTGCTCGCGGCCCCCGAACCGCTGGAGGCGGCCTCGTGA
- the glgP gene encoding alpha-glucan family phosphorylase yields the protein MNVLGRITELPELPEPLAPLKEMAYNVWLWWSWTPAAQELYRRINPVLWEACRHNPVKLLLEARPERLADLAADPEYTASVEAVYQSFKAHLASRPKPTTGTVAYFSAEFGFHESLPIYAGGLGILAGDHVKAASNLGVNLVGVGLFYHRGYFHQHLSPEGVQTEYHETLHPEELPLLPVRDAEGQPVKVSVELEGRKVWITAYQVQVATVPVYLMSTDLPENDPADREITAELYNAEPGMRLRQEIVLGIGGVRLLRALGLEPEVWHMNEGHSAFIGLERIRELTEQGLDFDAALESVAASALFTTHTPVPAGHDVFGFEQVAHYLQGWWERLGITRERFLNLAREEREDGAVYSMSVLALRTSRFAGGVSRLHGEVSRKMFHDLWPGLEPEEVPIGHVTNGVHTWTWLAPVLRDLYERYFPEGWMHALSRPEHWATDALPAGELWAARRALREQLIRDVRERLGEQRLRAGEPPARLRAAERALDPGTLTVVFARRFATYKRADLLFHDPERLKAIVNGPYPIQIVFAGKAHPKDEPGKAMIQKIVRLVRELELEDRILVLEDYDIALARTLVFGADLWLNTPRRPMEASGTSGMKSALNGGVNFSVLDGWWAEAYDGQNGWAIGTERAYDSLAAQDAADAASLYDTLEHEILPLFYARDAEGIPTGWLGRVRRSIRTAGAAFSAERMVNEYLNAYYKPAEAHGQVLREGGHARARELAAWKKRMAERWRQVRLEARAPGDLRLNGKPLEVAASVDPAGIDPRYLRLELLLRRGATGPLQRVAFPEPEAHDGRLHYHIRYRPDLPGSYVYGVRLAAQHPDFAQPFEVAFVRWA from the coding sequence ATGAACGTTCTTGGACGCATCACCGAACTTCCCGAGCTGCCCGAGCCGCTGGCCCCCCTCAAGGAGATGGCCTACAACGTCTGGCTCTGGTGGAGCTGGACCCCGGCGGCTCAGGAGCTCTACCGGCGGATCAACCCGGTGCTCTGGGAGGCCTGCCGCCACAACCCGGTCAAGCTCCTGCTCGAGGCCCGGCCCGAACGCCTGGCCGACCTGGCCGCCGACCCCGAGTACACCGCCAGCGTCGAGGCGGTCTACCAGAGCTTCAAGGCCCACCTGGCCTCGCGGCCGAAGCCCACCACCGGGACGGTCGCCTACTTCTCGGCCGAGTTCGGCTTTCACGAGTCGCTGCCCATCTACGCCGGCGGGCTCGGCATCCTGGCCGGCGACCACGTCAAGGCCGCCTCCAACCTGGGGGTCAACCTGGTGGGGGTGGGCCTCTTCTACCACCGCGGCTACTTCCACCAGCACCTCTCCCCCGAGGGCGTCCAGACCGAGTACCACGAGACCCTCCACCCGGAGGAGCTGCCGCTCTTGCCGGTGCGCGACGCCGAGGGGCAGCCCGTCAAGGTGAGCGTCGAGCTCGAAGGACGCAAGGTCTGGATCACCGCCTACCAGGTGCAGGTGGCCACGGTGCCCGTCTACCTGATGAGCACCGACCTGCCCGAGAACGACCCCGCCGACCGCGAGATCACCGCCGAGCTCTACAACGCCGAGCCGGGGATGCGGCTGCGCCAGGAGATCGTCCTCGGCATCGGGGGGGTGCGGCTGCTCCGCGCCCTGGGGCTCGAGCCCGAGGTCTGGCACATGAACGAGGGGCACTCGGCCTTCATCGGCCTCGAGCGCATCCGCGAGCTGACCGAGCAGGGGCTCGACTTCGACGCCGCCCTCGAGTCCGTGGCCGCGAGCGCCCTCTTCACCACCCACACGCCGGTGCCCGCGGGGCACGACGTCTTCGGCTTCGAACAGGTCGCCCACTACCTCCAGGGCTGGTGGGAACGGCTGGGCATCACCCGCGAGCGCTTCTTGAACCTCGCGCGCGAGGAGCGCGAGGACGGCGCGGTCTACTCGATGTCGGTGCTGGCGCTGCGCACGAGCCGGTTCGCGGGCGGCGTCTCCCGGCTGCACGGCGAGGTCTCGCGCAAGATGTTCCACGACCTCTGGCCGGGGCTGGAGCCCGAAGAGGTGCCCATCGGCCACGTCACCAACGGCGTGCACACCTGGACCTGGCTGGCTCCGGTGCTGCGCGACCTCTACGAGCGCTACTTCCCGGAAGGCTGGATGCACGCCCTCAGCCGTCCCGAGCACTGGGCCACCGACGCCCTGCCGGCGGGCGAGCTGTGGGCGGCGCGGCGGGCGCTGCGGGAGCAGCTGATCCGCGACGTGCGCGAACGCCTGGGCGAGCAACGGCTGCGCGCCGGCGAACCGCCGGCGCGGCTGCGGGCGGCGGAGCGCGCCCTCGACCCCGGCACCCTCACCGTCGTCTTCGCGCGCCGCTTCGCCACCTACAAGCGCGCCGACCTGCTCTTCCACGACCCCGAGCGCCTCAAGGCGATCGTGAACGGCCCCTACCCCATCCAGATCGTCTTCGCGGGCAAGGCCCACCCCAAAGACGAACCCGGCAAGGCGATGATCCAGAAGATCGTGCGCCTGGTGCGGGAACTCGAGCTGGAAGACCGCATCCTGGTGCTGGAGGACTACGACATCGCCCTCGCCCGCACCCTCGTCTTCGGCGCCGACCTCTGGCTCAACACCCCACGGCGGCCCATGGAAGCCTCGGGCACCTCGGGGATGAAGTCGGCGCTCAACGGCGGGGTCAACTTCAGCGTCCTCGACGGCTGGTGGGCCGAGGCCTACGACGGCCAGAACGGCTGGGCCATCGGTACCGAGCGCGCCTACGACTCGCTGGCGGCGCAGGACGCCGCCGACGCGGCCAGCCTCTACGACACCCTGGAGCACGAGATCCTGCCGCTCTTCTACGCGCGCGACGCCGAGGGCATCCCCACCGGCTGGCTGGGCCGGGTACGCCGCAGCATCCGCACCGCCGGCGCCGCGTTCTCGGCTGAGCGGATGGTGAACGAGTACCTGAACGCCTACTACAAGCCCGCCGAAGCCCACGGTCAGGTCCTCCGCGAAGGCGGGCACGCGCGGGCGCGCGAGCTGGCCGCCTGGAAGAAGCGCATGGCCGAGCGCTGGCGTCAGGTGCGCCTCGAGGCGCGCGCGCCGGGCGACCTTCGCCTCAACGGCAAGCCGCTCGAGGTGGCCGCGAGCGTGGACCCCGCAGGGATCGATCCCCGCTACCTGCGGCTCGAGCTGCTGTTGCGCCGCGGCGCGACCGGCCCCCTGCAGCGCGTCGCCTTCCCGGAACCCGAGGCGCACGACGGCCGGCTCCACTACCACATCCGTTACCGCCCCGACCTTCCGGGCAGCTACGTCTACGGGGTGCGCCTCGCCGCCCAGCACCCGGACTTCGCCCAGCCCTTCGAGGTGGCCTTCGTCCGCTGGGCCTGA
- a CDS encoding rhodanese-like domain-containing protein, with translation MRKWTVLWGILLLVLAACAPKGSYTNVTADDLYAQLGRPDVLIVDVRTPAEYAEGHIAGAVNRPLQTIESWYKELPKDKPVYLYCRSGNRSQQAAEFLKKKGFRNIYNEQGGILAWLQRNYPVVR, from the coding sequence ATGCGCAAGTGGACCGTTTTGTGGGGCATCCTGCTGCTCGTCCTGGCGGCCTGCGCCCCCAAGGGCTCGTACACGAACGTCACCGCCGACGACCTCTACGCCCAGCTGGGGCGCCCCGACGTGCTCATCGTCGACGTCCGCACCCCCGCCGAGTACGCCGAGGGCCACATCGCCGGGGCGGTCAACCGGCCGCTGCAGACCATCGAGAGCTGGTACAAGGAGCTTCCCAAGGACAAGCCGGTGTACCTGTACTGCCGCAGCGGCAACCGCAGCCAGCAGGCCGCGGAGTTCCTGAAGAAGAAGGGGTTCCGCAACATCTACAACGAACAGGGCGGCATCCTCGCCTGGCTCCAGCGAAACTACCCGGTCGTTCGCTAA
- a CDS encoding FAD-dependent oxidoreductase: MEALVVGAGIVGLNVALALREAGWGVTLVDPQNRRGLAVAMVNPVRGRRGSVVAEAGEALPLAAAVYGRFLPLHRGVWRPVEPELRAKWRRKLAASAVAHAWREDGVWLPEAFWVEARTLRARMAAGLPRVRDRAVAWEATRVRLAGGRVLRADRVVWAAGAEGAALAGVGGRFSAGSQLLVAERFPVARAHGVYAAGHAIGGSYLPHAERFSPHVTRYEEVAWMLARARELLGFTPTPTGVWAGVRWRTEGRYLYQRGGGWVIGGFGSTAYLLAPLYARRLAERLSG, from the coding sequence GTGGAAGCCCTGGTCGTCGGCGCCGGCATCGTGGGGCTGAACGTCGCCCTGGCCCTGCGGGAAGCCGGCTGGGGGGTGACCCTCGTCGACCCGCAGAACCGGCGCGGCCTCGCCGTGGCGATGGTGAACCCGGTCCGCGGACGCCGCGGCAGCGTCGTCGCCGAAGCCGGGGAGGCCCTGCCCCTCGCCGCCGCGGTCTACGGCCGCTTCCTGCCGCTGCACCGGGGCGTGTGGCGGCCGGTGGAACCCGAGCTTCGCGCCAAGTGGCGACGCAAGCTCGCTGCGAGCGCCGTCGCGCACGCCTGGCGCGAGGACGGCGTCTGGCTGCCGGAGGCCTTCTGGGTCGAGGCGCGCACGCTCAGGGCGCGCATGGCCGCCGGCCTGCCCCGGGTCCGCGACCGGGCGGTGGCCTGGGAGGCGACGCGGGTGCGGCTCGCCGGCGGACGCGTATTGCGCGCGGACCGGGTCGTCTGGGCGGCGGGCGCCGAAGGGGCCGCTTTGGCCGGCGTGGGCGGACGCTTCAGCGCCGGCAGCCAGCTCCTCGTCGCCGAGCGCTTTCCGGTGGCGCGCGCCCACGGCGTTTACGCCGCGGGCCACGCGATCGGCGGCTCCTACCTGCCGCACGCCGAGCGGTTTTCGCCCCACGTGACCCGGTACGAAGAGGTCGCCTGGATGCTGGCGCGGGCGCGGGAGTTGCTCGGCTTCACCCCCACGCCCACGGGGGTCTGGGCGGGGGTGCGCTGGCGTACGGAAGGCCGCTACCTCTACCAGCGGGGCGGCGGCTGGGTCATCGGCGGCTTCGGCTCCACCGCCTACCTGCTCGCGCCGCTCTACGCCCGGCGGCTGGCCGAGCGCCTGAGCGGCTAG
- a CDS encoding nitrilase-related carbon-nitrogen hydrolase, which produces MDVHLVAVQARVEPQAYRSAAAFRERTLELAHRAVAGLPPREGRVVAFPEAYALPLVFWLDTPDAVAAAPTALAAGLRLLGRGLLEDPRALLRRPAPDLLYLKRMPAVWPVYREVFGEAARATGSYLVAGSLFGPLVDHEPARGLHLQGPAAYNWLALFSPEGRVLARIPKLRLTPDERKAFLSRGGFGPHVVHTRLGRLGVLICLDAFHEALVERVDAAGAWLLVQPSANAAAWNGPWSADPARIEGEVWLQEGLAKQLRGRENLRYGLNPMLNGDLYDLHFEGRSNVAAAGRHLAIADDPTGDAVVRATVERPAGAG; this is translated from the coding sequence ATGGACGTTCACTTGGTCGCGGTGCAGGCGCGCGTCGAGCCCCAGGCCTACCGCAGCGCCGCGGCGTTCCGCGAGCGCACCCTCGAGCTCGCCCACCGCGCGGTGGCGGGGCTGCCGCCCCGCGAGGGCCGGGTGGTGGCCTTTCCCGAGGCCTACGCGCTGCCGCTCGTCTTCTGGCTCGACACCCCCGACGCGGTTGCCGCAGCACCCACGGCCCTCGCCGCCGGCCTGCGGCTTTTGGGCAGGGGTCTGCTCGAGGACCCGCGGGCGCTGCTGCGCCGCCCCGCGCCCGACCTGCTCTACCTGAAGCGCATGCCGGCGGTCTGGCCCGTCTACCGCGAGGTCTTTGGCGAGGCGGCGCGGGCGACGGGGAGCTACCTCGTCGCCGGCTCGCTGTTCGGCCCGCTGGTGGACCACGAGCCCGCCCGGGGTCTGCACCTCCAGGGTCCGGCCGCGTACAACTGGCTGGCGCTCTTCTCTCCCGAGGGCCGCGTCCTCGCGCGGATTCCCAAGCTCCGGCTCACCCCCGACGAACGCAAGGCCTTCCTGAGCCGCGGCGGCTTCGGACCGCACGTCGTCCACACCCGCCTGGGGCGGCTGGGCGTGCTCATCTGCCTCGACGCCTTTCACGAAGCACTGGTCGAGCGCGTGGACGCCGCCGGCGCCTGGCTCCTGGTGCAGCCCTCGGCGAACGCCGCGGCCTGGAACGGGCCCTGGAGCGCCGACCCCGCCCGCATCGAGGGCGAGGTCTGGCTGCAGGAGGGGCTCGCGAAACAGCTGCGCGGGCGCGAGAACCTGCGCTACGGACTCAATCCGATGCTGAACGGCGACCTCTACGACCTTCACTTCGAAGGACGCAGCAACGTCGCCGCCGCCGGACGCCACCTGGCCATCGCCGACGACCCGACCGGCGACGCGGTGGTCCGCGCCACGGTGGAACGACCTGCGGGGGCAGGGTAA
- a CDS encoding TlpA family protein disulfide reductase → MKKVNLTALIVVVFAAALLGWYLLAPGSSGKRPTAVDVPDIRLSTLGGREVELRQFLGRPLVLNLWATWCPPCRREMPLLARTAAARSDVAFVFASQDQGRSAPLVRSFLDDSGLVMEWVLLDPQNVLQRKLATTGLPTTYFFDAGGRLVAKHVGEISPRILEASLAQIAR, encoded by the coding sequence ATGAAGAAGGTCAACCTCACCGCCCTGATCGTCGTGGTCTTCGCCGCTGCGCTCCTCGGCTGGTACCTGCTCGCGCCGGGCAGCTCCGGGAAGCGTCCGACCGCCGTCGACGTTCCCGACATCCGCCTCAGCACCCTGGGGGGGCGCGAGGTGGAGCTCAGGCAGTTCCTCGGCCGTCCCCTCGTGCTCAACCTCTGGGCGACCTGGTGCCCGCCCTGCCGGCGGGAGATGCCGCTGCTGGCCCGCACCGCCGCGGCCCGCTCCGACGTGGCCTTCGTCTTCGCCAGCCAGGACCAGGGCCGCTCGGCGCCGCTGGTGCGTTCGTTCCTGGACGACTCCGGCCTGGTCATGGAGTGGGTGTTGCTCGACCCCCAGAACGTTCTGCAGCGCAAGCTCGCCACCACCGGGCTGCCGACCACCTACTTCTTCGACGCAGGGGGCCGGCTCGTCGCCAAGCACGTGGGCGAGATCAGCCCGCGCATCCTCGAGGCCTCGCTGGCGCAGATCGCGCGCTGA
- the hemL gene encoding glutamate-1-semialdehyde 2,1-aminomutase yields MRTSENERLFQAARALLPGGVSSPVRAFGSVGGTPRFLVRGRGSRVWDADGNEYVDYVGSWGPLILGHAHPEVVRAVQETAAAGLSFGAPHPLEVALAEAARRVYPVLERLRFVNSGTEATMSALRVARGFTGRDHVLKFRGNYHGHADGLLVEAGSGALTFGRPSSAGVPEAYAGLTLVGSYNDPEALEAIFAEHGERIAAVIFEPVVGNAGVIPPRPDFLAALRRLTREYGALLVADEVMTGFRLAPGGATERYGLEPDLVTLGKILGGGLPAAAYGGRAEVMAQVAPEGPVYQAGTLSGNPLAMAAGLATLQALEREPEIYDRLEAYGARLQEGLAAALTAAGVPHTINRVGSMLTVFFTEGPVSGFETASKTDTAAFRRFFHALLEGGVYWPPSAYEAAFVSAAHGDEDLERTLAAARRAFA; encoded by the coding sequence ATGCGAACGAGCGAAAACGAACGCCTTTTCCAAGCCGCACGGGCGCTGCTGCCGGGCGGGGTCTCCAGTCCGGTGCGCGCCTTCGGCTCGGTCGGCGGCACCCCGCGCTTCCTGGTCAGGGGCCGGGGCAGCCGGGTCTGGGACGCCGACGGCAACGAGTACGTGGACTACGTGGGCAGCTGGGGGCCGCTGATCCTGGGCCACGCCCACCCCGAAGTGGTGCGGGCGGTGCAGGAGACGGCCGCCGCGGGGCTGAGCTTCGGGGCGCCTCATCCGCTCGAGGTCGCCCTGGCCGAGGCGGCGCGCCGGGTCTACCCGGTGCTCGAGCGGCTGCGCTTCGTCAACTCGGGCACCGAGGCGACGATGAGCGCGCTGCGCGTAGCCCGCGGCTTCACCGGGCGCGACCACGTGCTCAAGTTCAGGGGCAACTACCACGGCCACGCCGACGGCCTCCTCGTCGAGGCCGGTTCGGGCGCGCTCACCTTCGGCCGGCCTTCGAGCGCGGGGGTGCCGGAGGCCTACGCCGGGCTCACCCTGGTGGGGAGCTACAACGACCCCGAAGCGCTGGAGGCGATCTTCGCGGAACACGGCGAGCGGATCGCGGCGGTCATCTTCGAGCCGGTCGTCGGCAACGCCGGCGTCATTCCCCCGCGGCCGGACTTCCTCGCCGCGCTCCGGCGGCTTACCCGCGAGTACGGCGCCCTGCTCGTCGCCGACGAGGTCATGACCGGTTTCCGGCTCGCCCCGGGCGGGGCCACCGAGCGCTACGGACTCGAGCCCGATCTGGTCACCCTGGGCAAGATCCTGGGCGGGGGGCTTCCGGCCGCCGCCTACGGCGGCCGCGCCGAGGTGATGGCCCAGGTGGCCCCCGAGGGGCCGGTCTACCAGGCGGGCACCCTCTCCGGCAACCCGCTGGCCATGGCCGCGGGGCTGGCCACCCTGCAGGCCCTGGAGCGCGAGCCGGAGATCTACGACCGTCTGGAGGCCTACGGGGCGCGGCTGCAGGAAGGGCTCGCCGCCGCCCTGACCGCGGCGGGCGTGCCCCACACGATCAACCGGGTGGGCTCGATGCTCACCGTCTTTTTCACCGAAGGCCCGGTCAGCGGCTTCGAAACGGCCTCGAAAACCGACACCGCGGCGTTCCGGCGCTTCTTCCACGCCCTGCTCGAAGGCGGGGTCTACTGGCCCCCCTCGGCCTACGAGGCCGCCTTCGTCTCGGCCGCCCACGGCGACGAAGACCTCGAGCGTACGCTCGCCGCCGCCCGCCGCGCCTTCGCCTAG